One window of Vespa velutina chromosome 2, iVesVel2.1, whole genome shotgun sequence genomic DNA carries:
- the LOC124946368 gene encoding uncharacterized protein LOC124946368: MATPVTDKKPRVIVLGGCGFIGRNLVEYLLNNDLVSYLRVVDKVPPQTAWLNSKHTKIFENPLLEFKSANLINAASCQNAFASDKPIDYVFNCAGETKCGQTDPVYKEGIYKLSINCAQQAAKIKANHFVEICSGNLSSSEKVPCIEEENGDPWTFVAKYKLQVEHDLKNIPNLKYTILRPAIVYGPGDRNGLASRLVVGAVYKHLGEMMKLLWGPDLRMNTVHVRDMARAIWHVANRSDTIGQIYNVVDEGNSTQGSISAIVSELFNINHDYWGTTLSTLAKTDMSSVVEEVNDKHMGPWADACNKDGVENSPLSPYIDQELLYNKHLYLKSGKLSLNTGFTYLYPKLTKESLKEVLDDYVAMKIFPHSLVL; encoded by the exons ATGGCAACGCCCGTCACTGATAAGAAACCGCGAGTGATTGTTTTAGGAG GATGCGGTTTCATTGGGCGTAATCTCGTGGAATATTTACTGAATAATGATTTGGTATCGTACCTACGTGTTGTAGATAAAGTGCCTCCGCAAACTGCCTGGTTAAATTCGAAACAtacgaaaatttttgaaaatcctCTACTTGAATTTAAAAGCgctaatttaataaatgcaG CATCCTGTCAGAATGCATTTGCTTCTGACAAACCGAttgattatgtttttaattgcGCTGGAGAAACAAAATGCGGTCAAACAGATCCCGTTTATAAAGAAGGAATTTACAAATTAAGTATTAATTGTGCTCAACAAGCTGCCAAAATTAAAGCAAATCATTTTGTTGAAATATGTTCGGGCAATCTGAGTTCTtctgaaaaa GTACCGtgtatagaagaagaaaatggagatCCATGGACATTTGttgcaaaatataaattacaagtGGAACATGATCTGAAGAACATaccaaatttaaaatatactaTTCTTAGACCAGCAATAGTATATGGACCTGGTGATAGAAATGGCTtag CATCAAGGCTAGTAGTTGGAGCGGTCTATAAACATTTAGGAGAAATGATGAAATTACTTTGGGGACCAGATCTTCGTATGAATACAGTCCATGTAAGAGATATGGCTCGAGCTATTTGGCATGTAGCAAACAGATCTGATACAATAggacaaatatataatgttgTTGATGAAGGAAATTCCACTCAAGGCTCCATAAGTGCTATCGTttcagaattatttaatatcaaccACGATTATTGGGGTACTACACTATCTACTCTGGCTAAA acTGATATGAGTTCTGTAGTCGAAGAGGTAAATGACAAACATATGGGTCCTTGGGCCGATGCATGTAATAAAGATGGAGTGGAGAACAGTCCTTTGTCTCCATACATAGACCAAGAACTCCTTTATaacaaacatttatatttaaaatctgGGAAGCTATCTCTTAATACAGGTTTTACGTATCTATATCCTAAACTCACAAAAGAATCACTTAAAGAG